CCTTGAGGACCCGCAGTGCCTGGGTGCCGGAGTAGTCGAATTCGGCGGCCTGGCCGATGACGATCGGGCCGGAACCAATGACGAGGACGCTTTTGAGATCTGTACGTTTCGGCATTACTTGTTGTCCTCAGTCTTGTTGTCAGTCTTCTGCGTTGCTGCCGGGTGTGCGGAGTCCACCGGTTCCTTGGAGAGGTTGGCCGTCCGGCCAATCCGGGTGCCTTCCATCAGGTCGATGAAACGGTCGAACAGGTAGGCGGCGTCGTGCGGCCCGGCGGCAGCCTCGGGGTGGTATTGGACCGAGAAGGCGGGGATGTCCAGGCAGGCCAGGCCTTCCACGACGTCGTCGTTCAGGCTGATGTGGCTGACCTCGACGCGGCCGTACCGCTCCTCCGGGGCCTGCGTGGCGCCGTCGAGCGGGGCGTCCACGGCGAAACCGTGGTTCTGGGAGGTGATCTCCACCTTGCCGGTGCGGCGGTCCATCACGGGCTGGTTGATGCCGCGGTGGCCGTAGCGGAGTTTGTACGTACCGAAGCCGAGCGCGCGGCCCAGGATCTGGTTTCCGAAGCAGATGCCGAAGTACGGCAGTTTCTCATCCAGGACCGAGCGCAGGAGCTTGACCTGGGCGTCGGCCGTGGCCGGGTCACCGGGGCCGTTGGACATGAAGAACCCGTCCGGGTTGACGGCCTTGACGTCTTCCAGGGTGGCGGTGGCCGGGAGCACGTGGACCCGGACGCCGCGTTCGGCGAACCGGACCGGGGTCATGGCCTTGATGCCGAGGTCGATGGCGGCGATGCTGAACCGGGCGTCGCCTTCCCAGCCGTGGTCCTTGGGATCCACCACGTACGCCTTGTCCACGCTGACTTCCTCAGCCAGGCGGGCGCCTTCCATCGGCGCGCTGGCCAGGACGGCGGCTACCAGTTCCTTGTCAGAGGCCTTGGCGGCGTCGCCTGAGAAGATTCCGGCGCGCATGGTCTTGTGTTCGCGCAGGTGCCGGGTGATGGCGCGGGTATCCACGCCCTGGATTCCTACGATCCCCTGGTCAACAAGCTCCGCGTCCAAGGAGCGTTCAGAGCGCCAGTTGGAGGGGCGTCGTGCGGCGTCGCGGACAATGTAGCCGGCCACCCAAATGCGGCGGGACTCGGCGTCGTCACTGTTCACGCCGGTGTTGCCGATGTGCGGTGCGGTCTGCACCACGAGCTGGCGGGCGTAGGAGGGATCCGTGATGGTCTCCTGGTAGCCGGTCATGCCCGTGGCGAACACTGCCTCGCCCAGGGCGGTGCCCTGCGCACCGTAGCTGGTGCCGCGGAACATGCGGCCGTCTTCCAGGACGAAGACTGCCGGTGCGGGCGCCGTGGGGGAACTCGTTGCTTGGGGTGTCGCTGTTTCAGTCACTGTCTTACTTTCCACTCTGGGGATCCTGGGAATGTTCTTGGGGGGCGGCGATCAATCGCTGAAGAGAGTCGTGGAGGGAGTCCTTGTCGGCAGCCCTGCGGGTCCGGAAGCCGGTGTCCACGGAGTTGGCCCCGAGGTCCCACGTCATGACCAGGAGGCCATCCTTTTCCACAAACTTGCCTGCCATGCCGCTTTCCATCCGGACACCGGTCAGGCGGCCGGCAGGGATGTAGACGGCCGGGGCTCCTGAGCGGTCCAGGAGCACACCGTGCGGGTACACACTCAGGACGGCGTTGGTCCGGATGCCGAGGCCGTGGACGGCGATCCGGTCGAGCCAGTCACCGGCGGTGGTGGTGGCAACGTACTGGCCTTCCGCCTCGGCGTCCGGCTCACCGGGCTCCGCGGGCACTGCGGGCAAAGGGTCGACGCCGGCCTGCCGCCGGAGGCGGTTCCGCCAGCCGAACCCGATCATGACCAGCACGACGGCGATAATCGCCAGGGTGCTGACCAGCGCGAGGGTCTGGGTGTTCATCAGGCGGCGCCTGCCGCAGCCGCCGCCGATTCGCGGTAGGGGGTGTTGAGCTGGCCGGCCAGCACGGTGGGGTGGCCCTTGTAGAACGTGGCGACCACCTTGCCCGGCAGTTCGAGGCCGGCAAACGGGGAGTTGCGGCCCATGGTGGCCATTTTTTCCGGATCGACGGTCCAGCGGGCGGCGGGGTCCACCAGGATGAGGTTGGCGGGCTCGCCGGCGTCCAGGGGCCGGCCCTGGTCCGCCAGGCGGCCGATCCGGGCGGCGGCGGTGGAGGTCACCCGGGCGAAGTCGGCCCAGGTCATCAGGCCCGTCTCGATCATGGTGTGCTGGACCACGGACAGGGCGGTTTCCAGCCCGGTCATGCCCATGGCCGCCTGCGCCCACTCGCATTCCTTGTGCTCGCTGGGGTGCGGGGCGTGGTCGGTGCCCACAACGTCGATGGTGCCGTCAGCCAGTCCGGCGCGCAGGGCCTGCACATCGGCATCCGTGCGCAGCGGCGGGTTGACCTTGTAGACCGGGTTGTAGCTGCGGACCAGATCGTCCGTCAGCAGGAGGTGGTGCGGGGTGACCTCGGCGGTGACGTTGATGCCGCGTTCCTTGGCCCAGCGGATGATCTCCACGGAACCGGCGGTGGAGACGTGGCAGACGTGCAGGCGGGAGTCCACATGCTGCGCCAGCAGCACGTCGCGGGCAATGATGCTTTCCTCGGCCACCGCGGGCCAGCCCGTGAGGCCCAGAACCGCGGAGACGGCGCCCTCGTTCATCTGGGCCCCGGCGGTGAGGCGGGGTTCCTGCGCGTGCTGGGCAACCACGCCGTCGAACGCTTTGACGTACTCCAGCGCGCGGCGCATCAGCACGGGATCGTGGACGCAGATGCCGTCGTCGGAGAACATCCGCACCTGGGCGCGGGAATCGGCCATGGCGCCCAGCTCGGCGAGCTGCTCCCCCGCCAGGCCAACGGTGACGGCGCCCACCGGGCGGACGTCCACCCAGCCGGCGGCACGGCCCAGGCTGTGGACCTGCTCCACCACGCCGGCGGTGTCCGCCACCGGATTGCTGTTGGCCATGGCGTGGACGGCCGTGTAGCCGCCCAGGGCTGCGGCGCGGGTGCCGGTCTCGACGGTCTCGGCATCTTCACGGCCGGGTTCGCGCAGGTGGGTGTGCACGTCCACCATGCCGGGCAGCGCCACCAGGCCGGCCGCCTCGATGACGGTGGCGGCCTGGGCGTCACTGTGGCCGGCCGCGCCGGTGCCACGGGCGGTAATAACGCCGTCACGGATAAGCAGGTCCTCGGCGTCGCCGCCCAGGATGGCCGCACCGCGGATCAGGTACGTTCCGTTGTTCTCTGCCATTACTTGCTCTCCTCTGTGGAACGGGGTGTGCGGGCAGGGTCAGTGGCTGTGCCCGCGGTGGCGGCTGGTTCGCGGGTGTCCCCGGAGAGCAGCAAATACAGTGCGGCCATGCGGATCGAGACGCCGTTGCGCACCTGTGCAAGCACGGTGGAACGGGGTGAATCGGCGGCGGCCGCGGAAATTTCCAGGCCCCGGTTCATGGGGCCGGGGTGCATGATGATGGTGTCTTTGAGCCCCAGGGAGTCCAGCGCGCGGAGCCGGTTGTCGTCAAAGCCCCAGCGGCGGGAGTACTCGCGGGTGGACGGGAAGAATGACGCGTTCATCCGCTCGCCCTGCACCCGCAGCATCATCACCGCGTCCACTCCCTTTTTGAGGGTTTCGTCGATGTCGTAGCTGACCTTGCAGGGCCAGTGCTCGACGCCGATGGGCAGCAGGGTGGGCGGCGCCACGAGGGTGACGTCAGCGCCCAGGGTGCGGAGCAGCCAGACGTTGGAGCGGGCGACGCGGGAATGCAGGACGTCGCCGGCGATGGCGACGCGCATCCCCTTCAGGTCAGCACCGATGGACCCGTTCCCGGAGAGCCTGGACCAGTGACGGCGCATGGTGAAGGCGTCAAGGAGTGCCTGGGTGGGGTGTTCGTGGGTGCCGTCGCCGGCGTTGATGACGGCTGCGTCAATCCAGTCGGTGGCGGCCAGGCGGTGCGGTGCGCCGGAGGCCCAGTGACGGATCACGACGGCGTCAACACCCATGGCTGCCAGCGTCTGGGCCGTGTCCTTGAGGGATTCGCCCTTGGAAACGGAGGAGCCCTTGGCGGCGAAGTTGATGACGTCCGCGGACAGCCGTTTGGCGGCCGCTTCGAAGGAAATCCGCGTCCGGGTGGAGTCCTCGAAGAAGAGATTGACCACCGTGCGGCCTCGGAGGACCGGGAGCTTCTTGACTTCGCGGTCTCCCACGGCCGCCATTTCTTCGGCGGTGTCAAGGATGCTGATGGCGTTGGCGAGGCTGAGGTCTTCGGTGGAGAGCAGGTGTTTCACAGACCGCCCTCGATGACCACTTCGTTGACCTGGGCGCCGTCTGCCGCGGTGTCAGTTTCCTCCAGGCGGACCCTGACTTTCTCCGCGGAGGAGGTAGGGAGGTTCTTTCCCACGTGGTCGGCCCGGATAGGGAGCTCGCGGTGGCCGCGGTCGATCAGCACAGCCAGCCTGACAATCCGGGGACGGCCGAGGTCGGTGATGGCGTCGAGGGCGGCGCGGATGGTCCGGCCGGAATACAGGACGTCATCAATGAGAACCACAACCTTGTTGTCGATTCCCGTGCGCGGGAGCTGGGTGGGGTACGGCGGCCTGGTGGGCTGGCGTGAAAGGTCATCGCGGAACATGGTCACATCCAGCTGACCGACGATTTCTGCGGCGTTGACCGTGGGGTCCGCTGCCGCAATCTTCTGTGCCAGGCGAAGCGCCAGCGGGTAACCGCGGCGCGGGATGCCCAACAGGACCAGGTCCTGGGAGCCTTTGTTGGCCTCGAGGATTTCATGGGCGATACGAGTGAGGGCCCGGTCAATGTCCGCCTGGCTGAGAACAACCCTGGCTGGAACCGGTGCGCTTGTGACGGAAGTCAACGCTCGTCTCCCCTTTCCCCGCCTCACGGGACGGAATTAAAAAAGGATCATGTGCGGTTCAAAATTACCACACTGGCGCCGGGCACTAGGCTTTCGTCTATGTCCACCAACCCTTATCATCGGGGTCCCGACCGGCCCGGCGGACCCGCCGGACCCCAGGACCCCTTCCCCGGCCAGGCGAACCCCAGCTGGATGGGAAGGATCGAGCCGGCGTACTACCGGCCGGCGCCGGGCACCTATGCTGCCCCCCTGCCGGTACTGGGTCCTCCGGAGCCCGGCCGCGGGGGCCCCGGCATGCGGTCCGCGGGCCTGCTGGCCCTGACCGTCGGCGGCGCGGCCCTCGCCTTCCTGAGCCTGCTGTTGGTGGTGCCCTTCCTGGTGGCGAGCACGGGGGTGGGCGGATTCATTGTGGGCTTTGTCGTCTCCCTGGTTCCGTTGTCGGTGGTCCTGCTGGCGGTCCATGCCATCGACCGGTGGGAACCTGAGCCCAAACGGCTGCTCTTCTTCGCGTTCACCTGGGGAGCCGCGGTGTCCGTTGCCGTCACGCTCCTGATTCAGCCGTTCTTCGCCCTGACCTTTCAGTTCAGTGACGCCGTGGACCTGCAAACCTATATGGCCACTGTCCAGGCGCCGGTGGTGGAAGAGTTTGCCAAGTCTTTGGGCCTGCTGTTGCTGCTCCTCCTCGCCCGGAAACACTTCGATGGCCCGGTGGACGGTGTGGTGTTCGCGTTCACCATTGCCGGCGGTTTTGCGTTCACCGAGAACATCCTCTACTTCGGCCGTGCCATCGCTGAGTCCGCCAGCCCGGCCACCGGCCTGGCCCAGGTCTTTCTGCTCCGTGGCGTCATGTCGCCCTTCGCCCACGCGATATTCACCGGGACCACGGGCCTCATTATGGGGTTCGCAGCGCGGCGCTGGCACGCCGGAGCCTCAGTGCTGGCCTTTTTCATCGGCCTGGTCCCGGCGATGCTGCTCCACAACCGGTGGAACAGCATGGGAGCAGGATTCGCGGCCGAGTACCTCTTGGTCCAGGTGCCGATCTTCATCCTGGCGGTGGTGGGAATCATCCTGCTTCGCGTGGCGGAAAGCCGGCTCACCCGGCAGCGGCTCATGGAGTACGCCGCTGCCGGCTGGTTCAGTCCCGCCGAGGTGGAGCTGCTGGCAACTCCCCGCGGACGGCGCACTGCGCTGCATTGGGCGGCCGGCAGCCACCGCCGCCCGCAGATGAAGGCGTTCCTGCACGCGGCCACCCAACTGGCCTTCACCCGCCAGAGAATCCTCACCGGCCGGGATGTTCAGCTGCACCAGGCCGAGGAGAAGCAGCAGCTGCAGCGGATCCTGTCGCTGCGTGCCGCCGTCGCAGGCTGAACCGGTGGTTGCGGTGGCTGCGGCTACTTTGTGGGGGAACCTGCGGGTAATGCCGTCAAAGCCAGCGCTTCGTCGAGCACTGTGCCGAAATTCCGCGCATCGTGGGCGAACCGGCCCAGAAACAGTCCTGCGACCCCGTCGAGTGCGGGCAACAGTCCGGGCTTCGCTGAACCGCCATAGATGATGGGCACCTGCGCCAGGTCGCTGCCTGCCTCGTTCGACCGGGCGGAAAGCAGGGACCGTAGGGCACGCACGACGACGGTGACGTGGTCCGCGCCGGCGGGCTCGGCCGCGCCAATGGCCCACACCGGTTCGTAGGCGATCACAAGCCTGGACGCCAGGGACCAGTCGCCGCCAACCGCTCCGGCGATCTGGTCATAGACAAACCCGGCCGCGCGCTCGGCAGCGGTCCCGCCCAGGTCATCGCGGGTGTCCTCGCCAACGCACAACAGCGGTGTGATGCCGGCATTGTCCGCCGCCCTGACCTTAAGTGCGATCATGGCCGTGTCCTCGCCGAGGTGCGCGCGCCGTTCGGCGTGGCCGATCTCCACCAGGCGTACCCCCAGCTCGGCCAGGAGCGATGGAGACACCTCGCCTGTCCACGGGCCGTCCGCCCAGCCGCAGTTCTGCGCTCCCAGCAGAAGGGGCGACCCTTCCAGAACGCCGGCGGCGGCCGGGAGAACGGGGAAGGAAGGAATCACAAACGGGACTACCCGCCCGGCCGCAAGGGCCGGGCGGGAGTCCACTTCCTGCTGGATGCGGGCCATCCAGTCAAGGCAGTCACGGTATCCCATGTACATCTTGGTGCTGACGCCGATGTACAGGACGTCCGGGACACCGGACCGGCCACTGCCGCAAGCAGTCATGGTGTCGGTCATTTATCGTCGAGCAGATCGTCCGCCCTATTGCTGAACCGCTTGGTGGCATACATCATGATGGCCGCCACGAACGGAAGCACACCCAGCGCGTAGACGCCCATGGTGCCGGTGTCAGATGCGGTGACCTGGTTGACCGTGGTCCGCAGGATAGGGGCGACGAATCCGCCCAGGTTACCCAGCGAGTTGATCAGGCCGATTCCTGCAGCGGCCGCTGTCCCGGTGAGGAACGCCGTCGGGTAGGACCAGGCGATGGGCCCGATCGAAAGGAAACTGCAGACGGCGAGGGTGATGAAGATGATGCCCAGCGCGGGAAGGTGGTTGGAGCCCGCCCATGCGGAGCCGAAGATGCACAGCCCGGTGGAGAGGAACAGGCCTGTGCCCCACACCCTGCGGCGCACAATGGTGTTGGCCGCCTTGCCAATGAAGTAGCAGGCAAAGATCCCGAAGAACCAGGGGATGGCCGCCATCAGCCCGACCGCGAGGCCCACTTTCTGCCCGGTCAGCTGGGCCACCTGCTGCGGCAGGTAGAAGGTGACACCATAAACTGCGATCTGGAGGCAGAAGTAGATGACCGTGAAGTACCAGACCTTGCCGTTCTTCATGGCGGCAAGGACACCGCGCGGACCGGACTCTTCCTTGACGGTGTCCTCCAGCGCCATCACGTCCAGGAGCGCCTTCTTCTCGTCCTTGTCCAGGAACTTGGCGTCCTGCGGGCTGTTGATCAGGAAGAAGTACGCGGCGATGCCCGCCACGACTGCGAGGGCACCTTCGACGAAGAACATGACCTGCCAGCCGTGCACGCCGGGGACCTGGTCGCCGATGTTGATGAGCCAGCCGGAGAGCGGTGCGCCCATCATCTGGGAAAAGGGCTGGGCGAGGTAGAAGATGGCAAACATCTTCACCCGGACCTTGTTGGGGAACCAGGCGGCCAGGAACATGATCACGCCCGGGAACAGTCCGGCCTCGGTCACGCCCAGGAGGAACCGCAGGATGATGAAGGAGGTCTCGCCCTGGACGAACGCGAAGCACGCGGACACGATGCCCCACGTGATGGCGATACGGGCCAGCCACACCTTCGCGCCGAATCTGGTCAGCAGCAGGTTGGACGGGATCTCAAACAATGCGTAGCCGATGAAAAAGATGCCGGCGCCAAGCGCGTAAGCGCCGGCTGTGATGCCTTTGTCCATTTCCAGCGCTGCCTCGGCGAAGCCCACGTTCGTGCGGTCCAGGAACGCCACGACGTACAGGATGACGAGCATCGGCATGAGCCGGAAGGATGCTTTGGAAATCGCCGATTTGAGAACCGGTGAATCCAGTAACTCCTTAGTGGCGGACGTTCCGGTGTTGACAGTCATTTAAACTCCTCATTGAGCCAGGGGGGCAGGCAGTTCTGATGGGGTGATGGAGAGGGTTTAGAGCGAGAAAACGATGAGCGCTATGCCCACCAGGCAGGCGATGACGCCCACTGCCAGGTAGATTTTGCGTTCTTTGGTCCAGGAGGCCACGGCGGTCCTTTCCTAGTGCATGTAGAGGCCGCCGTCGACATTCAGCGTCTGGCCGGAGATGTAGCCGGAGTCCTCGCTGATGAGGAAGGCGATGGCTGCTGCGATGTCGCGGGTGGATCCGACGCGGTTGACCACCAGGTCCTTGGTAAGTTCCTCCTTGCGTTCCTGGCTGAGGGTGCCGCCCATGATGTCGGTGTCGATGGGACCCGGGGAGATGGCGTTGACCGTGATGTCGTACTCCCCCAGTTCCCGGGCCGTGGCGCGGGTCAGACCGATAACGCCGGCCTTTGCCACGGAGTACGGGGTCTTGGAGAACGTGCCGCCGCCGCGCTGGGCTGACACGGAGGAGATGTTGACGATGCGCCCGATCCGGTTCTTCACCATGGACTCGGCTACCCGGCGGGTGGCGTAGTGGACGCCGTTGAGGTTGATGCCCAGCACGCGGTCCCATTCGGCAGCGTCCAGTTCCAGGTACGGAACCGGTGAGCTGACGCCGGCGACATTTGCCAGGGCCACGATCTGCGGGAGGTTTGCCTCGAGCTCGTCGATGGCGTTGCGGACGGATGTTTCATCGCCAACGTTGGCGCCGACGCCGTGGGCCTGCACTCCGTACTGCTCGGAAAGCTCCTTGGCCGTTGCTTTGCACAGGGCGTCGTCGAGGTCGATGATGCCGATGTTCCAGCCTTGGGCGGCCAGGTAGTTGACGGTGGCGCGGCCGATGCCGCGTTCGGAAACGGCTCCGGTGACGATGGCGGTGCGTTCTGCGGGGAAGGTATTCATGGCTGCTCCTGGGATTCTGCGTTAGTGGATGGGCGCGGGGCCGAGGTCTTCGATCAGCTTTTGCATGGCCACGTAGGCCTTGTTGCGGTAGGCAATGAGCTCGGGGGTGCGCTCCGCGGGCACGTTGAGGAAGCCGGCGCCCGTCTTGGTGCCCAGCTTCCCGGCCTCCACCAGGTCCGTGAGGATCTTCGGGGTGGCGAACCGCTCAGGGAATTCGGTCTGGAGCGACTTGTAGCAGAAGTTGTAGACGTCCAGTCCCGCCATGTCCGCAATGGCGAACGGGCCGAAGAACGGGAGCCGGAAGCCGAAGGTGGTGCGGACCAGGGTATCCACGTCATCCGCCGTCGCGATTCCCTGCTCCACCAGCTGCGCGGCTTCGTGGAACAGCGCGTACTGCAGGCGGTTGAGCACAAAGCCGGTGACGTCCTTGACCACTGCGGTCTGCTTATTGGCGGCATGGACCAGGTCGCGGACGGCGCCGACGGTCGTCGCGGAGGTGCCGGCGTGAGGGATGATCTCCACGCCCGGAATGAACGGCGACGGGTTGGAAAAGTGAACGCCGAGGAACCGCTCCGGGTTGGTTACGGGTTCGGACAGCTCAGCGATGGAGATGGTGGAGGTGTTGGACCCGATGATGGCGTCCGGCCGGGCTGCGGCGCTGATGCGGGCAAGTGTCTGGTGCTTAATGGCGATGACTTCGGGGACGGCTTCCTCGATGAAGTCCGCGTCGGCAACGGCTTCCTCGATGTCCCGGGCGGCCCAGAGGTTCTGCTTCAGGATTTCGGTGGAACCGGCGGGGAAAAGGCCGTCGGCCACGAACTGGTCCGATTCGGCGAGGAGCCTGTCGTAGTTGCTCTGCGCCACTTCGGCGGACACGTCTGCCAGTGCCACGCGGGCACCGCCGAGTGCCAGGACCTGCGCGATCCCGCCGCCCATGTAACCCGAACCGACGACGGCGATCTTGCGTGCGCTGTTGGCCGCCGCGTTGGGGGTGCTTGCTGTTTCGGTCATGATCAGACTGCTTTCGTGTATTCGGGCTCGTAGGAGCAGATGGCGTCCACCTTGGCGGCGGAGGATGAAGTCGCATCGAAGCGGTAGTCCAGCCATTCACCGACGAGCTTCTTGGCCAGCTCCAGGCCGATTACGCGCTGCCCCATGGTGAGTACCTGCGCGTTGTTGCTGAGAACCGATCGTTCCACGGAGTAGCCGTCGTGGGCGGTGACGGCCCGGATCCCGGGCACCTTGTTGGCTGCGATGGCGACGCCCAGGCCGGTGCCGCAGATCAACAGCGCACGGTCCGCGTGGCCTTCGGCTACCTTGCGGGCCGCGTCAACGGCAACATGCGGGTAGGCGGTTGAGTCGTCCGCGCCCACGCCGATGTCCACGACGGACGCGACCCGGCTGTCCGCTTCGAGCAGCGCCTTCAGCGCTACCTTGTATTCGACGCCGGCCTCATCGTTGCCAATGACGATGCGCCATCCTGCCGGCGTACTGGGGGTGCTGCTCATGCTTCTGCTCCATTTCCGGCCACCGAGGCAGCCAGCCGGGAATCATTCAGTGGGGTGTCGTTCAGTGCTGTGTCGATGTAGGCGGAGACGCGCGCGGCGATCAGGCCGAACGAGACGGCGCCCGGATCGGGGTGGCCCACGCTCTTTTCAGCCAGCGGCCGTGCCCGGCCTTTGAGCGGCCGGAGCGACGCGGTGGCATCCGCCGCTTCGCGGGCGGCAGTGGCTGCCGAGGCGAGGGCTACGGCTACCTGGGCGCCGCCGTCGAACGCGGCAAGGAAGGTGTCCTTGAAGGGCAGCAGCGCATCAACCATGGTCTTGTCCCCCGGTTCTGCCTTGCCGAGCGCGGTGATGGCGTCCACGAAGGCGGTGACGGCGGCAGCGGCATCGGCGCCGCGGTAGGCGTCCTTGTTGCCGAGCGCGAGACCGGCGGCGATCACCGCGGATCCCCAGAGCGCCCCGGAGGTGCCGCCGGCCCGTTCGCTCCAGGCTTCCCCTGCAGCGGTCAGGACGCGTTGCACCGAGAGCCCGGCCGCGGACACGTCCCGGCCTGCCGCTGCGGCGGCGTCAATGCCGCGGCGCATGCCGATGCCGTGGTCACCGTCGCCCGCGATGGCGTCCAGGTTGCCCAGCTCGTCTTCATGTTCGATGACGACGTCCTGGATTTGGGCGAGGACGGCGGCTGCGAGCCGGCCCAGGTCAGCCGCTGCCGGCGTGGTGTCTTCCACCTCGCCCGCCACGGCGTCTTCCGGCCCGGCCAGTTCGCGGCGGGCCCGCGGGGCGAGGTTGCCCTTGCGGAACGCCGGCGTGTCGGCCGGGGCGGCCCAGAGTTCTTCGAGTTCCTCGTCCAGCCAGAGCAGGGTCAGTGAGAGCCCGGACATGTCCAGGCTGGTGACCAGCTCTCCGCATTCGGGTTCCACAACGGTCAGGCCGGCAGCGGAGAGGAGCTTCTCGATTTTGCCGAAAAGCAGGAACAGTTCGTCGTACTTGACGGTGCCCAGGCCGTTGACGATGGCCACGACGCGGTTTCCGGCGTCGTCAGGTTTGTCCGCCAGGAGCTTGGAGACCAGGAGGTCGGCCAGCTCGGAAGCGGTGGGCATTGGGTGCTCGGAAATTCCCGGTTCGCCGTGGATGCCAAGGCCCAGCGACATCTGCCCTTCGGGAACGTGGAACAGCGGCGCGTCGGCTCCCGGAAGGGTGCAGCCATCAAACGCGACGCCCAGGGAGCGGGTGCGGTAGTTGGTCCGGATGGCCAGGCGCTCCACAGCGTCGAGGTCCAGTCCTGCTTCGGCGGCGGCGCCGGCGATCTTGAACACGGTGAGGTCGCCGGCGATGCCGCGGCGCTTTTCGATCTGGTCCAGCGGTGCGCTGGCGATGTCGTCGGTGACCAGGACGGTCCGCGTTTCGATGCCCTCGGCGTTAAGGCGAAGCTGGGCCTGGCCGAAGTGGAGCACATCACCGGCGTAGTTGCCGTAGCTCAGCAGCACGCCGCCGCCGGCGTTGGATGCCTTGGCCACCCGGTAGACCTGGCCGGCCGCCGGGGAAGCGAACATGTTGCCGCAGGCGGAGCCCGCGGCAAGGCCGGGCCCCACCAGGCCCGCGAAGGCCGGGTAGTGGCCGGAACCGCCGCCTACTACCAGGGCCACTTGGCCGGCGGGTACCTCTGTGGAGCGGACCACGCCGCCGTCCACCCGGGCCACATAGCCTCGGTTGGCCGCCACAAAGCCGTCCAGTGCCTCATCCGCGAAATCAGCGGGGTTGTCAAAGATCTGGGTCATGGTTTCCTCATCGAATCCGTTGTGTTGATGCCGTGTCCGTTCGAAGCGGCCCGGACTAGACGCTGGCGAGTGCAGCGGCGGACGGCTGCTGCCGTCCCTGCGCCACCTGGCTCGTGCCGAGCGCGTAACCCTCTGCCTTCGGCAGGACCTGGCGGCGGAGGTAATCCTGGTTGCTTGCGGTGACGCTGAGCCCGTCACCGCCGTAGTGCTCGGTGCAGAGAATGCCCTGGAAGCCAACGGACAGCGCCACTTTGAAGGCCTCGCGGTAATTGATGAGGCCGCTTTCCATGGGGGCAGGCATGGCCACGTAGGAGTCCCGGGCCATGTCCTCATCGCGGATGTAGTTCTTCATGTGCCAGTAGTTGGAGTACGGGAGGGTTTTGGCCACCATCTCGCGCCAGTCCTCGATGGGGCGGTGGACCCGGATGAGGTTGCCGAGATCCGGGTTGAGCCCAACGTTGGACAGCCCGATGTCCTGGACGAGCTGCACGGAGGAGTCCGCGGTGCCCAGGTAGGTGTCCTCGTACATTTCGAGGGAGAGCAGGACGCCCACTTCCGCGGCGTGGCGGCCGAGTTCACGGAGCCGGCTGACGGCGTTGCCCCAGGCTTCCTTGTTCCCGGCCGGGTCCTTGTAGCCTTCGACAGTCCAGAACCAGAGCTGTTTTTGCTGCTCGGCCGTGATGGCCTGGTGCAGGCCGAAGGAGACTACTTCGCAGCCCAGCTCGGCGGCGGCGTCGATGGTGCGGTGGCTGTAGGCCAGGTTGGCTTCCCAGTTGCCTTCCTCGATGACGCTGCGCCGGATGGCGGAGATGACCGGAACGCCGATGCCTACGGCGTCCGCCGTCCGTTTGAACTCGG
The window above is part of the Pseudarthrobacter sp. IC2-21 genome. Proteins encoded here:
- a CDS encoding sugar phosphate isomerase/epimerase family protein — encoded protein: MAYTAENWPITAALLQFPGTDANGVNINDADASVWAEVLTEVKEAGFANADLTDSWVRPGDLSGERLAEFKRTADAVGIGVPVISAIRRSVIEEGNWEANLAYSHRTIDAAAELGCEVVSFGLHQAITAEQQKQLWFWTVEGYKDPAGNKEAWGNAVSRLRELGRHAAEVGVLLSLEMYEDTYLGTADSSVQLVQDIGLSNVGLNPDLGNLIRVHRPIEDWREMVAKTLPYSNYWHMKNYIRDEDMARDSYVAMPAPMESGLINYREAFKVALSVGFQGILCTEHYGGDGLSVTASNQDYLRRQVLPKAEGYALGTSQVAQGRQQPSAAALASV